In the Arachis ipaensis cultivar K30076 chromosome B04, Araip1.1, whole genome shotgun sequence genome, cagcaaggagaagatccttggagggatggtTTGTCACTGCTTTTGgggttcactcatcacagaaggtagctagggtggctaggtgagggaggaagcaaaagtggagcagaagaagccatcatcatcatgaagcatcaagggccagaaatccatcttggagagcaagccaaggatggagcgctcggattgatgaagagtgatgaccaaggaaggactagaggtaattgcatgttgggttttacatgggttatctcttctctctctctggccaaaCCGGTTTtgttcttggagaagaagaagttagCTTGGTTTTTAGCTTCAAatgtggaggcttccctcttctataaaaagagagaacagccacGGTTTGGAGCAAAGAGAaagtgtgagagtgcaaggcacagagttctcagagctacctgagctaacagatttttcttctccttcaatgtattctgttttgtatttttctgtttaattttgtcatgtcttgagtctcatgaaaaaaggcaaacagtgaggtttgtatgaaaaagccatagagcggaaaaaggcagagagtgcaaaattaaaagaaaaagccatagatgtccttagagttcctttgttcatctatgttgtgtttcatgattctgtggaaatccccttgtaagttgggttagcactttacagtctgtaatcaagaagattatagtgaaattccatcatggttgtgatggagactggatgtaggctgcactgcacttagcagctgaaccaggatatatctgggtgtaattttctctcttttctactCCATCTCTGTTTCTAATACACAGGagctaaaactgaaaaatatcttgtgccaagtgacgagacaaaaataaaagtctcgtgccaagtgacgagacaaaaataaaagtctcgtggctaggaacgagacaaaaattaaaaagtctCCTGAAATtatttcaaagaccagcaagtgttactgagcgaaaaggggctaagattcaacccccttctcttagccactggaAACCATCAGTTAGGTTTAGGGTTGAGAATggatagggtagggtttagactcTATTTTAACCCTATTCGCGGGTTAAAAACTTTCTTAAAATTCTATCCTACTCTACTCGCGAGTTGAGAATCTCTGAACTCTAACCCTACCtgcaccctaaagttctaaaccctaccctactcgATCCTACCcgcagaaacaaaaaaaaattaaataaatataaaattcaacaattccaaatttcatacatattaataaaatagaaaataaaaaattaagttcaaattaaaattaaaaataataaaattttaaaaaaatccaacataaaattacaaataatatgatcatcaactagtttaatgattattttaaatttttataagaaaaagattGTGAGTACAAGACTTACTTTTTTCACTACATAcataacttttacatatatattatataatatattaaggatgcgggtagggtaggatagagtataccctaaacccgtaccctaccctacccgcaggcaaATTTGCACCCTACCCTATCCTATCCGCAGCAGGTAGAGTAGACAACCCTACCTGAACGGGTTGGTCCGAGTTAGATATCCTTGAGTAGGGTATATATTGCCAGCCCTAGTTAGGTAActaatcttttcaactaataatagttaattttttatattttatttatttaaaattttaaattttaaattataaattttaaattttaatttttaaatttataaatttaaatattaaaattgactAATATTAATTAACTATAAAAGttagttttttatattttctgaattgaaaaaggaacgactTCACAAAAATATTCATTCATAAATGTAATTTATTAGCATgcattaatatattatataaaacaTTTGGATTTACactaattaaagtaaattaagattttgttttctctcttcttttttaactccacgttatttttattttgtaaacaaAAACATACAAAATTTATATAAGATTTTGGTTTCTGATTTTCTAAATATATAGATAAATAAGCTATACTACAAGCTATAATTTTAACTAGCTTTGTACTTATCACTTTTTGTATATATAGATTCAAAACCTAAAAATATTTAGATTAATCTCcatttttatttgttaattttttttaattgaatatatTATCAtacttggagaggttttaatNNNNNNNNNNNNNNNNNNNNNNNNNNNNNNNNNNNNNNNNNNNNNNNNNNNNNNNNNNNNNNNNNNNNNNNNNNNNNNNNNNNNNNAGTGAAAGGCTTcttctataaaaaaataaaaataaaaataaaaactagctTTGTATTTGAAATTTGGCTATATATGCATTTTGAATCGGTATTACCAAAATTAATACATGTCCCCATCAAGCACTCTAGTCATTATCAGTTAAGGGAAGTTAAAAGAGACACCTAAAGAGTGGCTAATTCATAGAGAAGACTTGAAgagagaaaaaattgaaaaaagaacaaaaaaactaGTCCAAGTTATTATTTGATATTTATCATCAACTTTGCTATATAACTGGTTCAGGTGGTGAGTGGATTATTGCAAATTGCAATGAAAGATGGATAACAAATTGAAGTTATCATTATTGGTGCTTTTGCTCAATTGTTTCTTGTTTGTGGCACTTTCACAAACAGCTTCCAATGATGATGGTAAGCTCTTttgatccatatatatatatatatatgattcaagTCTACTCTTAAGTTTGATTATCTTTGTATATATTAAGATTTAAGGTATTTATTTCAATGAATGAATCAATGAAACAAATTTAACTTTTCATTGCAAATTATATTATTGTATGTTGCAGTTGAGGCCTTAAATTCTCTAAGGGATTctttgcaaatcaatattcccaGTTGGGTTGTTGGTTCAGATCCTTGTAGTGGTGCTTGGGAAGGAATCACATGCAAGAACTCACGTGTTGTTTCCATGTAAGTTCTCTGCTGAGTATGCTTAATTATACGGTAGAAATTTATATGCAGTTAAATTCATGTgaatgtgaagttgataattaaaagtcgttagatgataatttaatcaaatttgttaaattatttaacgattATCAACTATCATATTCATATGAAGTTagctgcacctgagttttcacttaattttatatattaaggtctaaattttcatttaaatagtgtatttttttttcattaagttattcattattattattaataattttttttaatttataacatGCTTGTAAATATTTCAGATCATTACCAAACACGGGCTTAAAAGGCCAACTTTCTCAAAATATTGGATCATTCTCTGAATTAGATACTCTGTAAGTTTTCTATTTtgcatattaaaattatttaaattttgttgttttttatgtatataaaataaaaaatgaaacttttttttttggggATAGGGATCTGTCTTACAATAAGGACTTAACAGGACCACTTCCAGCAGAAATTGGAAACTTGAAGAAGCTAACAAAATTGTAAGGCTCTTATTAATTAGTTGTTAATCTTGATAATTAAGTTAATTAAATTGTGCTCTTATTAATTATCCTAACAAAAAGAAAAGTGACTTTAATTTCTCTTGAATCCTTTTGCAGAATTCTTGTGGGTTGTGGTTTTAATGGTCAAATTCCTGATCAAATCGGATCTCTTCCTCAGCTGGTTTTCTTGTAAGAACTTTTCAACTTTaatctatattttaatttttatctgtGATTTTGTTAAGGAGAAGACATATATTATGTAAATTTCTTatatctgtttcattttatttttaaataacattTTAAGCAATTTATTGAAGTTAAAATTTGGTTCAATTGAAAAATTATTCTATTTGACCTTGCTAAATTAAACAAAATCTGCCGTATTATTATgtgaaagttttttttttcttaaaaatattaaacaggttgttacaagaatttgtttatattttttttttcaatacaaGGGTTTCATTAAAAACTTTTAAATTCTAGAAACCTAGTTAAAAATTGAGTTAAcacttttaatatataatatatttttcaaaatattgaTATTCTTAANNNNNNNNNNNNNNNNNNNNNNNNNNNNNNNNNNNNNNNNNNNNNNNNNNNNNNNNNNNNNNNNNNNNNNNNNNNNNNNNNNNNNNNNNNNNNNNNNNNNNNNNNNNNNNNNNNNNNNNNNNNNNNNNNNNNNNNNNNNNNNNNNNNNNNNNNNNNNNNNNNNNNNNNNNNNNNNNNNNNNNNNNNNNNNNNNNNNNNNNNNNNNNNNNNNNNNNNNNNNNNNNNNNNNNNNNNNNNNNNNNNNNNNNNNNNTCTATTGCATTTATTGATGAATATGTTGAGAAATTATATAAAAATGTTACCTATAATTGATCTATTAagtaagtaaaaaaaattaatgaatataATATTCATTGAATAAAGTTTAAATACTAAGAATTACATGTAAGTAAAGGAGGCACTTTTTTATACAAATTAAAGTTgtatagaaaaaatataattttttttatagttattttttattattttattgttgttcAAAATGTggattttatcttttttaatttcttttttatggAAATAGATCCTCTCTACTTTTGTTAACATTTAAGAGAATAAAATGTGATCTCTCAGCTTTAATTCTATAAGTGTCAGTTTTTTTTCACATCCACTTCTCTCTTTCatctcataaaaaaaaaaaatcggtaAACTTCCATCTTTACTGTATAATTCACTGCAaataaatactaatgatcatgataATCTAAGTTTAGAGGCACACTTTGTAATTGCAGGTCCTTAAACTCCAACAATTTTAGTGGAACAATTCCGTCTTCAATTGGGAATCTAGCAAACCTAAATTGGCTTGATttaacagaaaatgaaattggaGGAGAAATCCCAGTATCCCCTGGTCTTGATACCCTCCTCAAAGCACAGCACTTGTAAGTTGTTGTGACTCACCTCTCTTGTGCCAATTTTCTCTTGAGTCTTGACTAACCATATTTTTTTGCAGCCATCTTGGGAAGAATAAGTTTTCAGGAGAAGTTCCTTCTCAACTTTTTAGCTCAGGAATGGCTCTCATGCATTTGTAAGACTTACACTTCTTCTACACTACTTGTCTATCATTTGGCCAGTACAAATACTAAATTgtctttaacaaataaattttgcTAATTCATGTGTGTAAATTCTGAAAAATGTGGGTGCAAACTGTATTGATTTATTGGGCAAAACTCTGGTAAATATAGATGTAAACTATATGTTTATTGTGTGCAAAACGTATGTAAATATGGGTGCAAATTATTGCTGgcaaaaaatgataatatttgctGGTCATGTAGCATTGCTCAATTTAAAAAGAACATCTGAAAGTGAAACAAAGTAAAACCaatttagggtttagaatttaaaattgatAAATGTTAAGAAACTAAcactttttattaatataatattgtATCAGATTTTCAAATGATGAAATGGAGGGAATTATATTTGTCATAACAATACTAATCAAACAAAACCAAACTTCCTAACTAGAGAAACAAAATCACAATACAGCATTTGTTTGTTGTCTTGGCATTCAAAGTGGCAAGTTTTAACAGCATGCCTATTGATCAAACTGAATGAATTTCTTCATGTTTTCACTCTCAGGATTCTTGACAACAATCAGCTAACCGGCGAGATTCCGGATACAATTGGACTTGTTCAGAATCTAACTTTGATGTGAGTGATTATTTATACATCAAATCCTCAAACTTTGATGTGAGTAATTATAATTTGCTCATATTTTTTGTCTTGTGGATACAGACGCTTTGAACACAATACATTAAGAGGATTGGTGCCTCAGAGCCTCAACAACCTTACCAATGTTGCAGACCTGTAAGCACTCATAGTTTTTGGTATCACTCTTGGAAATTCAATATTTCCATGACaagatcttattttattttatttatgctttTCAGGATATTGTGCAACAATAAGCTGGAAGGTCCCCTGCCAAATCTTACTGGAATGAGCTCCCTGAAATACTTGTAAGTAGACAAGCATTTGATTTTAGATAACTGCATTATTATTGATCATGATAGTTTAGGtcagttagttttagttttaggcCTGTAATATTTTATATGTACTCAAATTGATTAAATGTTTCTTGTAATACAATGGTGAAATTCTCTAAAATCTATGTTGAAGGGATTTGAGCAGCAATGCCTTTGATAGCACAGATTTTCCACAATGGCTTTTGATTATGAAGAATTTAACAACATTGTAAGTCTTTCTTTTTGTTACTTATTTCACTCTTCTATATCAATGTGCTTTTTTCAACACTTCAATGCAGTTTTTGCCTGTGTTTTTCGACAGACGGATGCAGGAGGCAAACCTGTCTGGCCAAATACCTGCTGGTTTCTTTAGCCTTCCCTCTTTGCAATATGTGTGAGTTTCACTTTCAGAAATAAAAGAAATCTATCATTATCACTTCTATAATCAATATATTATACTAATGCTGTTACTTTTGCTTTGTTGATAGGGTATTAAGTGTGAATCAACTTAATGGAACACTGGATCTTGGCCCCTACTATAGCAAAAAGTTGCAAGTTATTGATTTGCACTCGAACTTAATTGAGGAGTTTACGCAGCAAAATCAACTGCCTAAGTTCATCATAGTGTAAGCTAGTAAAGCAACCAACAAATTATAAGTCATGCAATAGAATCACATTTGACTATTGAGTATTAACTTCATTTTAATATGCAGGCTTCAAAGTAATCCAATTTGTTATGAAACTGGAACTACCGAAACTTTCTGCAAACCTTTACAAATCTCAGATGGAAATCCACAAAACAAATGTCCAGCTTCTGGTTGCAGCTCTGATAAGAGTCTCAGTCCCATGTGCCACTGTGCCTATCCATACACTGGTACTGTAACTTACAGAGCACCTTCCCTTTATGACTGGAGCAACACCACTTCAATAGAGACAGATATCAAGCAGGCTCTTCAATCCGGTGGTCTACCTGTGGAATCAGTAGTTTCAAGCACTCTAGATTCCCATCCATTTGAGTGTTTTGATTTTATTATCAAAATCTTCCCATTAAACAAGGATAGTTTCAGCCAGAGTGAAATTTCTCAGATGAGTCTTGTGCTTCTTAACCTCAGTGCTCATAGACCATATGATTTTTACCCTGACAAAATCGGTAACTTACTATCCTTCGAATCGAATCGTTTTTCATTGACTAGTGTAGAGGAATCATCAACACTTGTTATGTTTTGGACTTAACTTATTTTCTGTATTTCTTTGTCATGATCAAGAGCCTAAGCAGTTGAGTAACTCATCAAACACTGCATTGTTGATTGGAGTGGCAGTTGGTGGTTCTTTTGTCCTTGTGCTATTACTACTTGCAGGGGTTTATGCTTTCCGCCAGAAGCTAAGAGCAGAAAGAGCGATTTCTCGAAACAATCCTTTTGGTAGTTTTTAATGATAAATGTCTTTTTGTGTCTTCTTATTAGTGTCTTAACAATCAAACAGACTACATGTATTCATGAGCATTTATGTTAACAGTACTATTGGTTTCGCGAAATGCAGGAAACTGGGATCCAAGTAAAAGCAACTGTGGCACCCCTGAGTTAAAGGCAGTAAGGCAGTTCTCTGTTAAAGAACTTAAGAAATACACAAACAACTTTTCACCAGCTAATGATGTTGGATCTGGGGGTTATGGAAAGGTCTTGATTGTTTCTTATTTGATTCAGATATGTCTTAAATTGAACAATTTGTTACCAAGTGTTTCATTTCATACTTATTTCTATGTTAATAAAATGTAACATTTTCTGATAGATATTCTTGTGTGTGTATAAAGGTTTATAAGGGAACTCTTCCCTCTGGACAACTGATAGCCATAAAACGAGCTCAAAAGGAATCGAAGCAGGGCGGGTTAGAATTCAAAGCCGAGATTGAACTCCTTTCAAGGGTTCACCACAAGAATGTGGTAAGCCTAGTTGGATTCTGCTTTGAAGAAGGGGAACAGATGCTGGTTTATGAGTTTGTTCCAAATGGAACCTTGAAGGATACTATCACAGGTTCTTTTACACATCAAGCTTGATACTTACTTGAGATATTAGTTTTGTAATTTTATAACATGCATGTGATGTGATGTGATCTATGCAGGGAAATCAGGCATTAGATTTGGGTGGCATAGAAGGATCAAAGTAGCCCTTGGAGCTGCAAGGGGTTTGGCTTATCTTCACGAACACGCCGATCCTCCAATCATACACAGGGACATCAAATCAAACAACATTTTGCTGGATGAGAAGCTTGATGCAAAAGTTGCTGATTTTGGCCTATCCAAACCAATATTAGATTATGGCAAAGATCATGTCACCACTCAAGTTAAAGGAACAATGGTTAGTATTTGATGATTGATTCTATAGTGCTATAGTTTCTCAAACTTGTAGCACAAGGTAATAtaattttcattctaattttaggGATACTTGGATCCAGAATACTACATAAGTCAGCAGGTGACTGAGAAGAGTGATGTGTATAGTTTTGGAGTACTGATGCTAGAGCTCATAACCGGAAGAAAGCCGATAGATCGAGGGAAATACATTGTGAAAGTGGTCAGGAATTCAATTGACAAGACTAAGGACATGTATGGCCTGCATGAACTCATCGACCGAGCCATCAGAGATGGCTCGGCCCTGAATGGTTTTGAGAAGTTTGTTGATCTTGCAATGATGTGTCTTGAAGAATCAGGAGCTGACAGGCCTCCAATGAGTGATGTAGTGAAAGAGATTGAAATCATATTGCACTCAATTGGTTTGGACCCTGCTGCTGATCAATCTGAACCCTCAACTTCATCAAGTTTTCAACATAATGAGGTAAGCTTAGAGAGTTCCCATCAACCTTACAGCAGTGAATCCTTGTATTCAAGCTCCGAATATATACAAAAACACCATGAGCATGAGCCTAGATAAGTCTTCTAAGATCCAAGGTAAGAGAAAAGTAGAACAACTTTTGGATAATGAGTTTGTAAATGTTAGCTTTTGGTGAAACATCATCAACATTTTAAGtgtctttttcattttcttcttgtaTATATATTTCTATAATTATGAATTATATTGGTGTTGTTAAGAACATACACAAGTACAAACTGTTATTATGCTAGgattttttattgaataaatataatatatacaaATATAAGAATATTTATACCTTTATATATGTAAATATGATTGTTATTGATAATGAGTGAATAACTAAAAGATAGAAGGTGTTTGTAGTACAGTTTGAATtgatttaaaagataaaattgaTATAAGTTGTATCTATTTAGATTgtattgattttattttatttttttaaataattacaatttatattatataaatttgaatttattttttaatttaatcaaatttaaattattgTGATTTGGATTAGATTGATTTAttcaattttagaaaaaaaattaccaTTTAAAACTtttgaattagaaaaaaaaataataataattgaatgTATATACAACAGTAATTGGCCTGATATCTATGTTGGAGAGACTATGCCAAGGAGTTGTTTTCAGAAAATTGTTGTAAATAAaagtataaataattaataataaaaatagtattatattatataatataaaatgaatgagtcggtttgaaattaaatataaaagctaaTCTAATCTAATCTATTATTCACGCCATTTGTTAACAATATGATAATTGATAAGATcaatctaatttaaacttttacAAATATACAAGTTACCTATTATGAAAGTACACACATTAAGAtatcattaatttaaaaaatatttaaaatatttagacTAATTTAATCTTGAGAGTTTTCTTATCTCTCATCCGAGATTAAATCCTTAAAACACATATTAGGTTACTATATAGTTCATGATCATTGATCAAGGATATAAActgtatataaataaataaattaaaacataTCTTTATATTAAAAAGTTTTTCCTAGAgtaatttttctgtatttttttttttggcgtTTGCCCAGTTGATTAAACTTTAAACCAAAAAAATTGAggaaatgaaataaaaatattgctaaaaaaagttaaatttgagcccaaatattataataaaaaaaatagaaaataacacctcatacaaaaataaataaactggGATTAGAGCAATTGTCTTTTGATAGCAAATTAAATTTAAGAAACgagtatttaaaataataaaaaaactcaaACAAAAAAGATCAAATTTANNNNNNNNNNNNNNNNNNNNNNNNNNNNNNNNNNNNNNNNNNNNNNNCCTCATGAAGTACACTGTCTCAAAAGGATACAATATAGATTCATATGAATTCGGtaccaaattaaattaaaacccttttaatttttataattaactaatttaatttttatctataattttttataaatttaacatTTTGTGCTAATTAATGATATAGGAAACGAGCTATGCTCTGAAGGAGTATCAGCAAGAATAGATAGTGTTCAATATGCAAAAGACATCACAAAACTAAGGCACATAGTTAACTCATTATACTCAAATGCCACAACAAGACCAAAGGTGATGGGTCCAGCTGGATTTTATGGTAAAGAATGGTTTGATAGCTTCTTGCAACATGTTGGACCTGGTGTCATTGATGGAGTTACACATCACATTTATAACCTTGGTGCTGGTATGTATAATAATTCAGAATGTTTTTTTTGtcacattttttttaatattggattAATAATGATTATGATCTGCAGTGGTATTTTTTAAAATGTGGGATGATTTAATTTAGGGAGTAGAAATCGGACCAGCAGATTTTTAAGAGATACAAAAATCGGACTGTCTGATTTAGGAATAAAAATTGGACCCTccaatttgtgtttaaaaaattaaaaaaatttacacaAATCTAATTTGGAGTACATAAATCTAATTTGTATACCTACCATAgttttaaaaaataccaaaaattataATGTTAAAGTATATTACTCATTCCACTTTTATATCTAAATCTTTTAGTCTTTTTTGTtgcttgattaatttttttaattctaagAATATAATTGTATTATAAAATTATGTTATATAGGTGTTGATAGGGATCTTATTAGCAAGGTTCAAGACCCATATTTCTTGAGCAAAATTGCACAAACTTTTAAGGATGTTTCAACGGCGGTGAAGGAATTCACACCATGGGCTGGAGCATGGGTTGGAGAATCTGGTGGAGCTTATAACAGtggtaataatttttttaattaataataactaTAGGTATTTGGACCAATTGGGTATGACATCAACCTTCAACCACAAAGTTTATTGTAGACAAGCTTTGATTGGAGGAAACTATGCTTTGCTAAATACAACATCATTCATTCCTAATCCAGATTATTATGGGTATGTCACATATATTTATTCATATTCATATAAGTAGTTAAATTAAATGTCATTTTTGAATGAAtaacaattttattttctttaaatagAGCACTTTTGTGGCATCGGCTTATGGGAACCAATGTGCTTTCTATTTCTCATGATAGTTCACCATATCTGCGTACATATGCTCATTGTTCTAAACAAGGGGTAAGCTAGTAATTTGATTTAtacattttaaaagtttttttttaattttaagataactttttaaaagttataacatATTGTCGATCTAA is a window encoding:
- the LOC107638778 gene encoding probable leucine-rich repeat receptor-like protein kinase At5g49770, coding for MDNKLKLSLLVLLLNCFLFVALSQTASNDDVEALNSLRDSLQINIPSWVVGSDPCSGAWEGITCKNSRVVSISLPNTGLKGQLSQNIGSFSELDTLDLSYNKDLTGPLPAEIGNLKKLTKLILVGCGFNGQIPDQIGSLPQLVFLSLNSNNFSGTIPSSIGNLANLNWLDLTENEIGGEIPVSPGLDTLLKAQHFHLGKNKFSGEVPSQLFSSGMALMHLILDNNQLTGEIPDTIGLVQNLTLIRFEHNTLRGLVPQSLNNLTNVADLILCNNKLEGPLPNLTGMSSLKYLDLSSNAFDSTDFPQWLLIMKNLTTLRMQEANLSGQIPAGFFSLPSLQYVVLSVNQLNGTLDLGPYYSKKLQVIDLHSNLIEEFTQQNQLPKFIIVLQSNPICYETGTTETFCKPLQISDGNPQNKCPASGCSSDKSLSPMCHCAYPYTGTVTYRAPSLYDWSNTTSIETDIKQALQSGGLPVESVVSSTLDSHPFECFDFIIKIFPLNKDSFSQSEISQMSLVLLNLSAHRPYDFYPDKIEPKQLSNSSNTALLIGVAVGGSFVLVLLLLAGVYAFRQKLRAERAISRNNPFGNWDPSKSNCGTPELKAVRQFSVKELKKYTNNFSPANDVGSGGYGKVYKGTLPSGQLIAIKRAQKESKQGGLEFKAEIELLSRVHHKNVVSLVGFCFEEGEQMLVYEFVPNGTLKDTITGKSGIRFGWHRRIKVALGAARGLAYLHEHADPPIIHRDIKSNNILLDEKLDAKVADFGLSKPILDYGKDHVTTQVKGTMGYLDPEYYISQQVTEKSDVYSFGVLMLELITGRKPIDRGKYIVKVVRNSIDKTKDMYGLHELIDRAIRDGSALNGFEKFVDLAMMCLEESGADRPPMSDVVKEIEIILHSIGLDPAADQSEPSTSSSFQHNEVSLESSHQPYSSESLYSSSEYIQKHHEHEPR